From Candidatus Methylomirabilis tolerans:
AGCTACATCGTCCGTTGCATCCTGATCCAGCCTGAGGTACCGATCAATTCTACCCAGATCACTGCTCTGAGTGACACGGTGCGCGCCGAGAGAGCATCGAAAGGTATCTTTATCACGACCGGCTTCTTCTCCGAAGAGGCTCCGAAACTCGCCGAAGGGCTACCCATCGAGCTCATCAACGGCCAGCGCCTTCGACAGATCCTGGCAGAACACAGGATCTCGCTGACCTGAACCGAATCGAGACTGCTGGAAATTCGGGATAGTAGAAGCCTGCACGCCCACACCCCAACGCACGACTGTCGCGTACCGCACCTGCTCACAAAACCCGGGAAGCTCAGTAAGGCATCTCCTCGCTCTCCTGTATGGATTCGGCACGCCAGATGCTGTTTTCAATTAGTGCTGGACTATGGTACGCTTTATGGCGTTTACAGTGGGTTCTATGCCTGTCGCTATTCTCAGTAACGACCAGCACAAATGCGGCAACCCGCTGCTGCACAAAAGGAGGGACGAAGATGCTTAAGGAGTTCAAAGAGTTCGTGATGCGCGGAAATGTCCTCGACATGGCCATCGGGATCGTTATCGGCGCTGCCTTCGGCAAGATCGTCAGTTCTTTTGTGACCGATATCCTCATGCCCCCCGTCGGCCTGTTGGTCGGCAAGGCCGATTTTTCCGGCCTGTTTGTCGATCTCTCCGGCAATAACCATCCAACGCTCGCCGCAGCCAAGGCTGCGAGTGCGGCCACCATCAATTACGGAGTGTTCCTGAACACCGTGCTGGATTTCCTGATCGTGGCCTTTGCGATCTTCCTGCTGATCAGGCAGATCAACCGCATGAAAAGGGAGCCCGAAGCAGCGCCGGTCGCACCGACGACAAAGTCGTGCCCTCACTGTCTGTCTAGTATTCACCTGGAGGCGACGCGCTGCGCTCACTGCACCTCTGCGATCTGAAGGGGGCGTTATTACTCAGAGCAAAAAATAGCTTGTCTCCCCCTTTAGCAAAGGGGGGTAAGGGGGGGTTGAACGATCGGGAAAACCCCCTCAGTCCCCCTTTTGTAAAGGGGGAAGTTGCTGGAGATGTTGTGCAAGAGTGCAATCTAT
This genomic window contains:
- the mscL gene encoding large-conductance mechanosensitive channel protein MscL, which gives rise to MLKEFKEFVMRGNVLDMAIGIVIGAAFGKIVSSFVTDILMPPVGLLVGKADFSGLFVDLSGNNHPTLAAAKAASAATINYGVFLNTVLDFLIVAFAIFLLIRQINRMKREPEAAPVAPTTKSCPHCLSSIHLEATRCAHCTSAI